A single window of Doryrhamphus excisus isolate RoL2022-K1 chromosome 5, RoL_Dexc_1.0, whole genome shotgun sequence DNA harbors:
- the zranb2 gene encoding zinc finger Ran-binding domain-containing protein 2: MSGKSFRVSDGDWICPDKKCGNVNFARRTSCNRCGREKTTEAKMMKAGGTEIGKTLAEKSRGLFSANDWQCKTCGNVNWARRSECNMCNTPKYAKLEERTGYGGGFNERENVEYIEREESDGEYDEFGRKKKKYRGKSNSTSSSKGSEKKEVAKKVEVEEEDEDEEDGDLSKYKLDDDDEDDEDGDLSKYDLDASDEENEQAKKAAGSRSASSRSRSSSRSSSSSSRSRSRSRSRSSSSSRSGSRSRSRSRSSSRSGKGSSPRKRSVSPPSSTEGRQKRSRSRSSSAGRKRRRSRSRSSERRSNRSSGSSNSGSSSKKK, encoded by the exons GTGTGGAAATGTCAACTTTGCAAGGAGAACAAGCTGTAATAGATGTGGAAGAG agAAAACCACCGAGGCCAAGATGATGAAAGCAGGAGGAACAGAGATTGGGAAGACGCTGGCGGAGAAGAGCCGAGGCCTTTTCAGCGCAAACGATTGGCAGTGTAAAAC ATGCGGTAACGTTAACTGGGCGCGGAGGTCAGAGTGCAACATGTGTAACACTCCAAAGTATGCCAAGCTAGAAGAAAGAACAG GATATGGTGGAGGTTTTAATGAAAGGGAAAATGTGGAGTACATCGAACGTGAGGAATCTGACGGTGAATACGATGAG TTTggcaggaaaaagaaaaagtatcGTGGGAAGAGCAACAGCACGTCATCCTCAAAAGGAAGCGAAAAGAAAGAAGTGGCAAAAAAGGTAGAGGTggaagaagaggatgaggatgaagaagatGGCGATCTGTCCAAGTATAAACTAGAC GATGACGACGAAGATGACGAGGACGGTGACCTGTCCAAGTACGACCTGGACGCCAGCGATGAGGAAAATGAGCAGGCCAAGAAGGCGGCGGGCAGCCGTTCGGCGTCGTCCCGTTCCCGCTCGTCCTCGCGCTCATCCAGCTCCAGTTCTCGGTCGAGGTCCAG gtcCCGTTCTAGGAGCTCCTCTAGTTCCCGCTCTGGATCTCGCTCGAGGTCCCGCTCCAG ATCCAGCTCCAGGTCTGGAAAGGGCTCCTCACCCCGGAAGAGGTCCGTCTCGCCTCCCTCCTCGACCGAGGGCAGACAGAAGCGCAGTCGCTCCAGGTCGTCATCTGCGGGGAGAAAGCGGAGGCGTTCAAGATCCCGTTCGTCCGAAAG ACGCAGCAACCGGTCCTCCGGATCCTCCAATTCTGGCTCCAGTTctaaaaagaaataa
- the ptger3 gene encoding prostaglandin E2 receptor EP3 subtype, which produces MPSDECQLLDGLQSRLAAMLTPNASAPAEEDDANRTESNCGYVSVVFPITMMVTGMVGNSLALILVYVSYRKKENRRKKSFLLCIGSLALTDLFGQLLTSPIVISVYRADLRWERIDSSGNLCAFFGVCMTTFGLCALFMASAMAIERATAITNPHWYSNHMKTSVTKQTLALIWCLVLLFALLPVVGVGKYTRQWPGTWCFISTGDSQVPGNIFFSFTFALLGIFSLLVTLSCNVVTIRGLISRCKTKSGTSQASKHWERLTTETVIQLLGIMCVLLVCWSPLLVLMLRMISTQVSSHECNSTAEPSHPSSSSSSSSSSVRDVHLDCNFFLTAIRLASLNQILDPWVYLLLREILLRKFCLVANAVSNCSIEDPKETQTALNKQNQESLQKEQSTKEGIS; this is translated from the exons ATGCCTTCGGACGAATGTCAACTCCTCGACGGCCTGCAAAGCAGACTAGCGGCCATGCTGACCCCCAACGCGTCCGCGCCGGCGGAGGAAGACGACGCCAACAGGACGGAGTCCAACTGCGGATACGTGTCCGTGGTGTTCCCCATCACCATGATGGTGACCGGCATGGTGGGCAACTCTCTGGCTCTCATCCTGGTCTACGTGTCCTACAGGAAGAAGGAGAACAGAAGGAAAAAGTCCTTCTTGctctgcattggctccctggcGCTGACGGACCTGTTCGGGCAGCTCCTGACGAGTCCGATAGTCATCTCGGTTTATCGGGCCGATCTGCGATGGGAGCGCATCGACTCATCCGGCAACCTGTGCGCCTTCTTCGGCGTGTGCATGACCACATTCGGGCTGTGCGCGCTCTTCATGGCCAGCGCCATGGCCATCGAGAGGGCCACGGCCATCACCAACCCGCACTGGTACTCCAACCACATGAAGACCAGCGTGACCAAGCAGACTTTGGCGCTCATTTGGTGTCTGGTGCTGCTCTTTGCGCTGCTACCCGTCGTGGGCGTCGGCAAGTACACGCGTCAGTGGCCCGGGACGTGGTGCTTCATCAGCACCGGTGACAGCCAGGTGCCCGGAAAcatcttcttctccttcacCTTTGCCTTACTGGGGATTTTCTCGCTGCTTGTGACGCTTTCCTGCAACGTGGTGACCATCAGGGGTCTGATCAGTCGATGCAAGACCAAGTCCGGCACGTCTCAGGCCTCCAAGCACTGGGAAAGACTCACCACCGAGACGGTCATTCAACTCCTGGGGATCATGTGCGTCCTGCTGGTGTGCTGGTCTCCTTTGCTG GTGCTGATGCTGAGGATGATCTCCACCCAGGTGTCCTCCCATGAATGTAACTCCACGGCAGAACCCTCCCacccctcctcttcatcctcctcctcctcctcctccgtgcgAGACGTTCACTTGGACTGTAATTTCTTCTTGACCGCCATCCGCCTGGCCTCCCTGAACCAGATCCTGGACCCGTGGGTCTACTTGCTCCTCAGGGAGATCCTCCTCCGCAAGTTCTGCCTGGTGGCCAACGCCGTCTCCAACTGCTCCATCGAGGACCCCAAGGAGACCCAAACGGCGCTGAATAAGCAGAACCAAGAAAGCCTCCAGAAAGAGCAAAGTACCAAAGAAGGAATTTCCTAA